One Malaclemys terrapin pileata isolate rMalTer1 chromosome 7, rMalTer1.hap1, whole genome shotgun sequence genomic region harbors:
- the HMX2 gene encoding homeobox protein HMX2, producing the protein MSNKEDPSKCCPAAAPISSFTIQSILGSGTSEGGREPSSKAAAAWPSRKRSLSVSSEEEEPEESWKHHGCFCPESQGPKETCHKHQPISFTCLSNPKGNGGAMTVNTDRTQFLSQSQQDLKEEKEKHFPPNSPSSGDRQRDGGDRQANSAKKKTRTVFSRSQVYQLESTFDMKRYLSSSERACLASSLQLTETQVKTWFQNRRNKWKRQLSAELEAANMAHASAQTLVGMPLVFRDNSLLRVPVPRSIAFPAPLYYPGSNLSALPLYNLYNKIDY; encoded by the exons ATGAGCAACAAAGAAGACCCGAGCAAGTGTTGCCCCGCAGCCGCTCCGATCTCCAGTTTTACCATCCAGTCCATCCTGGGCAGCGGTACCtcggaagggggcagggagcccagtTCCAAGGCAGCGGCCGCCTGGCCGAGCAGGAAGCGAAGTCTGTCGGTGTCCTCAGAGGAAGAGGAGCCGGAGGAGAGCTGGAAACATCACGGCTGCTTCTGTCCTGAGTCGCAGGGCCCCAAAGAAACTTGCCACAAACACCAGCCCATCAGTTTCACGTGTCTCA GCAACCCAAAGGGAAATGGAGGAGCAATGACGGTAAATACGGACAGGACGCAGTTCCTCTCCCAATCCCAACAGGACTTgaaggaggaaaaagagaaacaCTTCCCTCCAAACTCCCCGTCTTCTGGGGACAGACAAAGGGACGGAGGGGACAGACAGGCTAATTCAGCCAAAAAGAAGACCCGCACTGTTTTCTCCCGGAGCCAGGTGTACCAGTTGGAATCTACCTTTGACATGAAGAGGTACCTGAGCAGCTCGGAGAGGGCCTGCTTGGCCTCCAGTTTGCAGCTGACGGAGACCCAGGTGAAAACCTGGTTCCAGAACCGCAGGAACAAATGGAAAAGGCAACTCTCGGCAGAACTGGAGGCGGCCAATATGGCTCATGCCTCAGCTCAGACGCTAGTGGGGATGCCCCTGGTTTTCAGAGACAATTCCCTTCTGAGAGTGCCGGTACCCAGGTCTATCGCCTTCCCAGCCCCTTTATACTACCCAGGCAGCAACTTGTCAGCCTTACCTCTCTATAATCTCTACAACAAGATCGACTACTGA
- the BUB3 gene encoding mitotic checkpoint protein BUB3 isoform X1, with protein MTGSNEFKLNQPPEDGISSVKFSPNTSQFLLVSSWDTSVRLYDVPANTMRLKYQHSGAVLDCAFYDPTHAWSGGLDQQLKMHDLNTDQENLVGAHDAPIRCVEYCPEVNVMVTGSWDQTVKLWDPRTPCNAGTFSQPEKVYTLSVSGDRLIVGTAGRRVLVWDLRNMGYVQQRRESSLKYQTRCIRAFPNKQGYVLSSIEGRVAVEYLDPSPEIQKKKYAFKCHRLKENNIEQIYPVNAISFHNIHNTFATGGSDGFVNIWDPFNKKRLCQFHRYPTSIASLAFSNDGTTLAIASSYMYEMDDIEHPEDGIFIRQVTDAETKPKST; from the exons ATGACTGGATCAAACGAATTTAAATTAAACCAACCGCCAGAAGATGGTATTTCATCCGTAAAGTTTAGTCCTAATACATCTCAGTTTCTGCTTGTTTCATCTTGGGATACTTCTGTCCGTCTCTATGATGTTCCTGCCAATACCATGAGACTCAAGTATCAACATTCAGGAGCAGTGCTCGACTGTGCATTTTAT gatcctacacatgcctggaGTGGAGGATTAGATCAGCAGTTGAAAATGCATGATTTGAACACGGACCAAG AAAATCTAGTTGGCGCGCATGATGCTCCTATCAGATGTGTTGAATATTGTCCAGAGGTGAATGTAATGGTGACTGGAAGTTGGGATCAGACAGTCAAATTGTGGGATCCCAGAACTCCTTGCAATGCAGGAACTTTCTCTCAACCTGAAAAG GTGTACACTCTCTCTGTGTCTGGAGATAGACTTATTGTGGGGACTGCAGGTCGTCGAGTTTTGGTATGGGATTTGCGGAACATGGGTTATGTCCAGCAAAGAAGAGAGTCAAGTCTGAAGTATCAGACCCGTTGCATCAGAGCGTTCCCAAACAAGCAG ggttATGTTTTAAGCTCTATTGAAGGCCGCGTTGCAGTAGAATATTTGGATCCAAGTCCTGAAATACAGAAGAAGAAGTATGCATTCAAATGTCACAGATTAAAGGAGAATAATATCGAGCAGATTTATCCAGTCAATGCCATTTCTTTCCATAACATCCACAACACATTTGCTACAG GTGGCTCTGATGGATTTGTAAACATTTGGGATCCATTTAATAAGAAGCGACTGTGCCAGTTCCACCGGTATCCCACCAGCATAGCATCGCTTGCCTTTAGTAATGATGGAACCACCCTTGCAATAGCATCGTCATATATGTATGAAATGGATGACATTGAACATCCTGAAGATGGTATCTTCATTCGCCAAGTGACAGATGCAGAAACAAAACCCAA gtcTACTTAA
- the BUB3 gene encoding mitotic checkpoint protein BUB3 isoform X2 yields MTGSNEFKLNQPPEDGISSVKFSPNTSQFLLVSSWDTSVRLYDVPANTMRLKYQHSGAVLDCAFYDPTHAWSGGLDQQLKMHDLNTDQENLVGAHDAPIRCVEYCPEVNVMVTGSWDQTVKLWDPRTPCNAGTFSQPEKVYTLSVSGDRLIVGTAGRRVLVWDLRNMGYVQQRRESSLKYQTRCIRAFPNKQGYVLSSIEGRVAVEYLDPSPEIQKKKYAFKCHRLKENNIEQIYPVNAISFHNIHNTFATGGSDGFVNIWDPFNKKRLCQFHRYPTSIASLAFSNDGTTLAIASSYMYEMDDIEHPEDGIFIRQVTDAETKPK; encoded by the exons ATGACTGGATCAAACGAATTTAAATTAAACCAACCGCCAGAAGATGGTATTTCATCCGTAAAGTTTAGTCCTAATACATCTCAGTTTCTGCTTGTTTCATCTTGGGATACTTCTGTCCGTCTCTATGATGTTCCTGCCAATACCATGAGACTCAAGTATCAACATTCAGGAGCAGTGCTCGACTGTGCATTTTAT gatcctacacatgcctggaGTGGAGGATTAGATCAGCAGTTGAAAATGCATGATTTGAACACGGACCAAG AAAATCTAGTTGGCGCGCATGATGCTCCTATCAGATGTGTTGAATATTGTCCAGAGGTGAATGTAATGGTGACTGGAAGTTGGGATCAGACAGTCAAATTGTGGGATCCCAGAACTCCTTGCAATGCAGGAACTTTCTCTCAACCTGAAAAG GTGTACACTCTCTCTGTGTCTGGAGATAGACTTATTGTGGGGACTGCAGGTCGTCGAGTTTTGGTATGGGATTTGCGGAACATGGGTTATGTCCAGCAAAGAAGAGAGTCAAGTCTGAAGTATCAGACCCGTTGCATCAGAGCGTTCCCAAACAAGCAG ggttATGTTTTAAGCTCTATTGAAGGCCGCGTTGCAGTAGAATATTTGGATCCAAGTCCTGAAATACAGAAGAAGAAGTATGCATTCAAATGTCACAGATTAAAGGAGAATAATATCGAGCAGATTTATCCAGTCAATGCCATTTCTTTCCATAACATCCACAACACATTTGCTACAG GTGGCTCTGATGGATTTGTAAACATTTGGGATCCATTTAATAAGAAGCGACTGTGCCAGTTCCACCGGTATCCCACCAGCATAGCATCGCTTGCCTTTAGTAATGATGGAACCACCCTTGCAATAGCATCGTCATATATGTATGAAATGGATGACATTGAACATCCTGAAGATGGTATCTTCATTCGCCAAGTGACAGATGCAGAAACAAAACCCAAGTGA